From one Culex quinquefasciatus strain JHB chromosome 3, VPISU_Cqui_1.0_pri_paternal, whole genome shotgun sequence genomic stretch:
- the LOC6046881 gene encoding probable ATP-dependent RNA helicase DDX28: MLKSVKIVLNFRASFSSAARLASTSADRRTPVITCKRTQYNQFVDQFPSSAEPTKFGSLELVSSGWRHRKATGDYFIIHPVRQPFEAHALSEVSFRDLGVREDLVENLKQRHALFPTAYQAEAMPAVLNGDHVLLAAETGCGKTYSYLVPIVEGILRRKLNGGEREFNSPLVLIMTPGRELAQQIGRVVEGLTRGLDITSRVLLGGRTRQQMLNPHFEEVDILVASFGAISKLITSGIYRTDAVRWVVLDEADTLLDDSFNAKLLHLMKRFPFHKNHLQDLGDNVRGTQLVLAAATMPTNMDELLGRLVNIETMEEVVSPNLHRLMTHVSQRFMRVTKQDRPQILLDLVRKDIKRQRPLIIFSNKTATCDFVSIQLNEAGIPCVNLNGDMLLKIRLGQFEKFQQAEVNVLSTTDVASRGLDTTRAAHVINFDFPLYAADYIHRIGRIGRVGSRGDCLVTNLVSSQAEIDAVQRVEHSARANDPLANVNANVKGIIRRKIEKSLKALDGTAGN, translated from the coding sequence atgttgaaaagtgtaaaaatagttttgaacttCCGTGCAAGCTTTTCGTCCGCTGCTCGACTGGCCTCCACGTCCGCCGATCGCCGAACGCCGGTCATCACCTGCAAGCGAACGCAGTACAACCAGTTTGTGGATCAGTTTCCCTCCAGCGCGGAACCAACAAAGTTCGGCAGTCTCGAGCTGGTATCGTCGGGCTGGCGGCACCGCAAGGCCACGGGAGATTATTTCATCATCCATCCGGTGCGTCAACCGTTTGAGGCTCATGCGCTGAGTGAGGTTTCGTTCCGGGACTTGGGCGTTCGGGAGGATTTGGTGGAGAATCTGAAGCAGCGCCATGCGTTATTTCCTACGGCGTATCAAGCGGAGGCCATGCCGGCAGTGCTGAATGGGGACCATGTGCTGCTGGCGGCGGAGACCGGATGTGGCAAGACGTACAGCTATTTGGTGCCAATTGTTGAAGGGATTTTGCGAAGAAAGTTGAACGGAGGAGAACGAGAGTTCAACTCGCCGCTGGTGCTGATAATGACCCCTGGGAGGGAGCTGGCCCAGCAAATTGGGCGGGTTGTTGAGGGATTGACGCGGGGGTTGGATATAACGTCGAGAGTCTTGTTGGGAGGAAGAACGCGCCAGCAAATGCTGAATCCCCACTTTGAAGAGGTTGATATTTTGGTGGCCAGTTTTGGAGCTATCAGCAAGCTGATTACCAGTGGGATCTATAGAACCGATGCCGTACGGTGGGTTGTTCTGGATGAAGCCGACACATTGCTGGACGACAGTTTTAACGCAAAGTTGCTGCACCTGATGAAGCGATTTCCGTTCCACAAAAACCACCTCCAGGATCTGGGAGATAACGTTCGGGGCACGCAGCTGGTGCTGGCCGCGGCAACGATGCCTACCAACATGGACGAACTGCTCGGTCGGTTGGTGAACATCGAAACCATGGAGGAGGTCGTTAGTCCCAACTTGCATCGCTTGATGACGCACGTTTCGCAGCGATTTATGCGAGTTACCAAACAAGACCGGCCGCAAATATTGCTGGACCTGGTCCGAAAAGACATCAAACGGCAACGCCCGTTGATCATCTTCAGCAACAAGACGGCAACGTGTGACTTTGTTTCGATACAACTCAACGAGGCGGGCATTCCCTGCGTGAATCTCAACGGGGATATGCTGCTGAAGATTCGTCTCGGACAGTTTGAAAAGTTCCAGCAAGCCGAAGTGAATGTCCTCTCAACGACGGACGTCGCCAGTCGTGGCCTGGACACAACTCGGGCGGCGCACGTGATAAACTTTGACTTTCCACTGTACGCCGCCGATTACATCCATCGAATTGGGCGGATCGGACGGGTTGGCAGCCGGGGCGACTGTCTGGTGACGAATCTGGTGTCCAGCCAGGCGGAGATCGATGCCGTTCAGCGGGTGGAACACTCGGCGAGGGCAAACGATCCGCTGGCCAACGTGAATGCGAACGTGAAAGGTATTATACGGCGGAAAATTGAGAAAAGTTTGAAGGCTTTGGACGGTACGGCGGGGAACTGA
- the LOC6053749 gene encoding transmembrane GTPase Marf isoform X1 gives MAAYLNRTISMVTGGGGGATNGTGYDNTAAALLDANASPRGLHTHGGGGTTGHNDVSPLQIFVRAKKKINDIFGEIEDYVVETTGFIDALPAQVEIVDKAESELFRSYVLKVAGIREVLARDHMKVAFFGRTSNGKSSVINAMLRDKILPSGIGHTTNCFCQVEGVDGDEAYLVKEGSDEKLNVTSIKQLANALCQEKLCESSKVRIFWPRKRCSLLRDDVVFVDSPGVDVSPNLDDWIDNHCLNADVFVLVLNAESTMTLAEKSFFHEVSTRLSKPNIFVLNNRWDASASEPEFQESVKAQHQERCIDFLVKELKVATLKEAEERVFFVSARETLQARLKEAEGLPAIAGALADGFQNRYFDFQDFERKFEECISKSAVRTKFEQHSSRGKGISSEMRMMLDNIYDRANQLRNQKLEQKKKLTDRIASTETQLMQVTREMKMKIHNMVEEVEQKVAKALNEEIWRLNVLVDEFNLPFHSDPLVLNVYKKEINGHVESGLGSNLRARLSTALAMNVETAQREMTDRMTALIPSEKIVFATHQVVARTQPFEMLYTLNCQNLCADFQESLDFRFSWGITAFIARFNGKMRAGTKKAITHNRQNSNMNVSQIMSPTSPMCLMPENELITQEQLSVISKVAVASIGSQGTLGLLVGGVLLKTIGWRVIVGAGILYGSVYLYERLSWTNAAKEKTFKNQYVQHATRKLKLIVDLTSANCSHQVQQELSSTFARLCRVVDTATTDMNSELKEIETSLAVIEANQKQIKVLSNKANFIQRELDIFESNYIKEN, from the exons ATGGCCGCCTATCTGAACCGGACCATCTCGATGGTGACCGGTGGGGGCGGTGGTGCGACGAACGGAACCGGCTACGACAACACGGCGGCGGCCCTGCTCGATGCGAATGCGTCGCCACGCGGACTGCACACGCACGGCGGCGGTGGAACCACCGGCCACAACGACGTGTCGCCGCTGCAGATCTTCGTGCGCgccaagaagaagatcaacgaCATCTTCGGCGAGATCGAGGACTATGTGGTCGAGACGACCGGATTCATCGATG CCCTGCCCGCCCAGGTCGAGATCGTGGACAAGGCCGAGTCGGAGCTGTTCCGCAGCTACGTGCTCAAGGTGGCCGGCATCCGGGAGGTGCTGGCGCGGGACCACATGAAGGTCGCGTTCTTCGGGCGCACCTCCAACGGCAAGAGTTCCGTCATCAACGCCATGCTGCGGGACAAGATTCTGCCGAGCGGAATCGGCCACACCACCAACTGCTTCTGCCAGGTCGAGGGCGTCGACGGTGACGAAGCGTACCTGGTCAAGGAGGGCTCCGACGAGAAGTTGAACGTAACG TCGATCAAGCAGCTGGCGAACGCGCTGTGCCAGGAGAAGCTGTGCGAGAGCTCAAAGGTGCGAATATTCTGGCCACGCAAGCGGTGCAGCCTGCTGCGGGACGACGTGGTGTTTGTGGACTCGCCCGGTGTGGACGTTTCGCCGAACCTGGACGACTGGATCGACAACCACTGCCTGAACGCGGACGTGTTTGTGCTGGTGCTGAACGCCGAGTCCACGATGACGCTGGCG GAAAAGTCATTCTTTCATGAAGTGTCGACCCGGCTGTCCAAGCCCAACATCTTTGTGCTGAACAATCGTTGGGATGCGTCCGCGTCGGAGCCAGAATTTCAAGAATCG GTCAAAGCCCAGCACCAGGAGCGCTGCATTGACTTTCTCGTCAAAGAGCTGAAGGTGGCCACCCTGAAAGAAGCCGAGGAGCGAGTATTTTTCGTGTCGGCCCGTGAAACGCTCCAGGCTCGGCTGAAGGAGGCCGAGGGACTGCCGGCGATTGCCGGTGCGCTGGCGGACGGTTTCCAAAATCGCTACTTTGATTTCCAGGACTTTGAGCGCAAGTTTGAGGAGTGCATCTCGAAGAGTGCCGTCCGGACCAAGTTCGAGCAGCACAGCTCGCGCGGCAAGGGCATTTCCAGCGAGATGCGCATGATGCTGGACAACATCTACGACCGGGCGAACCAGCTGCGCAACCAGAAGCTGGAGCAGAAGAAAAAGCTTACCGACCGGATCGCCAGCACCGAGACGCAGCTGATGCAGGTGACGCGCGAGATGAAGATGAAGATCCACAACATGGTCGAGGAGGTCGAGCAGAAGGTGGCGAAGGCGTTGAACGAGGAAATCTGGCGGCTCAACGTACTGGTCGACGAGTTCAATCTGCCCTTCCACAGCGACCCGCTGGTGCTGAACGTGTACAAGAAGGAGATCAACGGCCACGTCGAGAGCGGGCTCGGCTCGAATCTGCGGGCGCGCCTCAGCACGGCACTGGCTATGAACGTCGAGACGGCCCAGCGAGAGATGACCGACCGCATGACCGCGCTGATCCCGTCGGAAAAGATTGTATTTGCCACGCACCAGGTCGTCGCCCGGACCCAGCCGTTCGAGATGCTGTACACgctcaactgtcaaaatctGTGCGCCGATTTCCAGGAAAGCTTGGACTTCCGCTTCTCGTGGGGCATCACGGCGTTTATCGCGCGATTCAACGGCAAGATGCGGGCCGGCACCAAGAAAGCTATCACACACAACCGGCAGAACAGCAACATGAAC GTCTCGCAGATAATGTCACCAACCTCACCAATGTGTCTTATGCCGGAGAACGAACTCATCACGCAGGAGCAGCTGTCGGTGATATCGAAGGTGGCGGTCGCCTCGATCGGATCGCAGGGAACGTTGGGCTTGCTGGTTGGTGGAGTG CTCCTCAAAACCATCGGCTGGCGGGTGATTGTGGGTGCGGGCATCCTGTACGGCAGCGTGTACCTCTACGAGCGCCTGTCCTGGACCAACGCGGCCAAGGAGAAGACCTTCAAGAACCAGTACGTGCAGCACGCGACCCGCAAGCTGAAGCTGATTGTGGACCTCACCTCGGCCAACTGCAGCCACCAGGTTCAACA GGAACTCTCGAGCACGTTTGCCCGGCTGTGCCGCGTCGTCGACACCGCCACCACCGACATGAACAGCGAGCTCAAGGAGATTGAAACGTCGCTCGCGGTGATCGAGGCCAACCAGAAGCAGATCAAGGTGCTCAGCAATAAGGCCAACTTTATCCAGCGCGAGCTGGACATCTTCGAGAGCAACTACATTAAGGAGAACTAA
- the LOC6053749 gene encoding transmembrane GTPase Marf isoform X2 has product MSESKQIFVRAKKKINDIFGEIEDYVVETTGFIDALPAQVEIVDKAESELFRSYVLKVAGIREVLARDHMKVAFFGRTSNGKSSVINAMLRDKILPSGIGHTTNCFCQVEGVDGDEAYLVKEGSDEKLNVTSIKQLANALCQEKLCESSKVRIFWPRKRCSLLRDDVVFVDSPGVDVSPNLDDWIDNHCLNADVFVLVLNAESTMTLAEKSFFHEVSTRLSKPNIFVLNNRWDASASEPEFQESVKAQHQERCIDFLVKELKVATLKEAEERVFFVSARETLQARLKEAEGLPAIAGALADGFQNRYFDFQDFERKFEECISKSAVRTKFEQHSSRGKGISSEMRMMLDNIYDRANQLRNQKLEQKKKLTDRIASTETQLMQVTREMKMKIHNMVEEVEQKVAKALNEEIWRLNVLVDEFNLPFHSDPLVLNVYKKEINGHVESGLGSNLRARLSTALAMNVETAQREMTDRMTALIPSEKIVFATHQVVARTQPFEMLYTLNCQNLCADFQESLDFRFSWGITAFIARFNGKMRAGTKKAITHNRQNSNMNVSQIMSPTSPMCLMPENELITQEQLSVISKVAVASIGSQGTLGLLVGGVLLKTIGWRVIVGAGILYGSVYLYERLSWTNAAKEKTFKNQYVQHATRKLKLIVDLTSANCSHQVQQELSSTFARLCRVVDTATTDMNSELKEIETSLAVIEANQKQIKVLSNKANFIQRELDIFESNYIKEN; this is encoded by the exons ATGTCCGAGTCGAAGCAG ATCTTCGTGCGCgccaagaagaagatcaacgaCATCTTCGGCGAGATCGAGGACTATGTGGTCGAGACGACCGGATTCATCGATG CCCTGCCCGCCCAGGTCGAGATCGTGGACAAGGCCGAGTCGGAGCTGTTCCGCAGCTACGTGCTCAAGGTGGCCGGCATCCGGGAGGTGCTGGCGCGGGACCACATGAAGGTCGCGTTCTTCGGGCGCACCTCCAACGGCAAGAGTTCCGTCATCAACGCCATGCTGCGGGACAAGATTCTGCCGAGCGGAATCGGCCACACCACCAACTGCTTCTGCCAGGTCGAGGGCGTCGACGGTGACGAAGCGTACCTGGTCAAGGAGGGCTCCGACGAGAAGTTGAACGTAACG TCGATCAAGCAGCTGGCGAACGCGCTGTGCCAGGAGAAGCTGTGCGAGAGCTCAAAGGTGCGAATATTCTGGCCACGCAAGCGGTGCAGCCTGCTGCGGGACGACGTGGTGTTTGTGGACTCGCCCGGTGTGGACGTTTCGCCGAACCTGGACGACTGGATCGACAACCACTGCCTGAACGCGGACGTGTTTGTGCTGGTGCTGAACGCCGAGTCCACGATGACGCTGGCG GAAAAGTCATTCTTTCATGAAGTGTCGACCCGGCTGTCCAAGCCCAACATCTTTGTGCTGAACAATCGTTGGGATGCGTCCGCGTCGGAGCCAGAATTTCAAGAATCG GTCAAAGCCCAGCACCAGGAGCGCTGCATTGACTTTCTCGTCAAAGAGCTGAAGGTGGCCACCCTGAAAGAAGCCGAGGAGCGAGTATTTTTCGTGTCGGCCCGTGAAACGCTCCAGGCTCGGCTGAAGGAGGCCGAGGGACTGCCGGCGATTGCCGGTGCGCTGGCGGACGGTTTCCAAAATCGCTACTTTGATTTCCAGGACTTTGAGCGCAAGTTTGAGGAGTGCATCTCGAAGAGTGCCGTCCGGACCAAGTTCGAGCAGCACAGCTCGCGCGGCAAGGGCATTTCCAGCGAGATGCGCATGATGCTGGACAACATCTACGACCGGGCGAACCAGCTGCGCAACCAGAAGCTGGAGCAGAAGAAAAAGCTTACCGACCGGATCGCCAGCACCGAGACGCAGCTGATGCAGGTGACGCGCGAGATGAAGATGAAGATCCACAACATGGTCGAGGAGGTCGAGCAGAAGGTGGCGAAGGCGTTGAACGAGGAAATCTGGCGGCTCAACGTACTGGTCGACGAGTTCAATCTGCCCTTCCACAGCGACCCGCTGGTGCTGAACGTGTACAAGAAGGAGATCAACGGCCACGTCGAGAGCGGGCTCGGCTCGAATCTGCGGGCGCGCCTCAGCACGGCACTGGCTATGAACGTCGAGACGGCCCAGCGAGAGATGACCGACCGCATGACCGCGCTGATCCCGTCGGAAAAGATTGTATTTGCCACGCACCAGGTCGTCGCCCGGACCCAGCCGTTCGAGATGCTGTACACgctcaactgtcaaaatctGTGCGCCGATTTCCAGGAAAGCTTGGACTTCCGCTTCTCGTGGGGCATCACGGCGTTTATCGCGCGATTCAACGGCAAGATGCGGGCCGGCACCAAGAAAGCTATCACACACAACCGGCAGAACAGCAACATGAAC GTCTCGCAGATAATGTCACCAACCTCACCAATGTGTCTTATGCCGGAGAACGAACTCATCACGCAGGAGCAGCTGTCGGTGATATCGAAGGTGGCGGTCGCCTCGATCGGATCGCAGGGAACGTTGGGCTTGCTGGTTGGTGGAGTG CTCCTCAAAACCATCGGCTGGCGGGTGATTGTGGGTGCGGGCATCCTGTACGGCAGCGTGTACCTCTACGAGCGCCTGTCCTGGACCAACGCGGCCAAGGAGAAGACCTTCAAGAACCAGTACGTGCAGCACGCGACCCGCAAGCTGAAGCTGATTGTGGACCTCACCTCGGCCAACTGCAGCCACCAGGTTCAACA GGAACTCTCGAGCACGTTTGCCCGGCTGTGCCGCGTCGTCGACACCGCCACCACCGACATGAACAGCGAGCTCAAGGAGATTGAAACGTCGCTCGCGGTGATCGAGGCCAACCAGAAGCAGATCAAGGTGCTCAGCAATAAGGCCAACTTTATCCAGCGCGAGCTGGACATCTTCGAGAGCAACTACATTAAGGAGAACTAA